ACCCGGTAAACTGAGCTGTAAGCCAGAAGTCCAAGAACAACCAAAGCGAGCACGAGCCAAACGCCTGCACTCCCACCAGCACCGGTTCCCGTGGAACCGCCGCCACCACCGCCGCCCGGAATAAAATCGCGGAGACGTTCTTGGCCTTTTCGGATCAACTCTTCAAGGTCGGGGGGTTGCTGGCCGCCGCCACCGCCACCGCCTGAGGGAGGCTGGCCCCAAGGGCCACGACCGCCGCCATTGCCACCGCCTTGCCAACCGCCGTTGCCGTCACCGTTTTGATTGCTCCAGGGCATGGAACTTCCTTTGTTCGTAAAATCTAGTTGCCGCCGAGTTCGCCAAGATTGGCGAATCCTCTGCCGTTCTTCGTCACATGATAGCTGCTCTATTGTCGCATTACACCGCTCACCGATAGTAATTCGACCGCCTCGGCGTTATATGACACTCACCTGTGCGACGCAACGCGCGCCACTCTTCCTAAATTGGGTTGAAAGGGTCTCTTCGCCACCCTCTCAGCTGAAAGAAATGCAAAGAAAGCCCGCAAAATGGCCTCGCTCGACAAATCAAACATCCTGGATGCTCTCGCCACCGTTAAAGACCCCGATCAGGGTAAGGATGTGGTCGCCGCCGACATGGTTCAGGGCCTCGTGATCAAAGAAGGGCACGTGCTTTTTTCACTGGAAGTTGATCCCTCTCGCGGTCCGGCTTTAGAACCAGTCCGAAAGGCCTGCGAAGATGCTGTCTATAAAGTTCCAGGCGTGCTCTCAGTCACAGCGGTGCTGACGGCCCATAGTGGCGAAGCTCCGCAGTCGACTAAACCAACTGCCAAAGCTGCCCCGAAGACGGCAAGCGCCCAGGAGCTCAACATTCCCGGCGTGAAAAAGATTATTGCCGTCTCCAGCGGCAAAGGCGGCGTGGGCAAATCCACCGTGGCGATCAATCTGGCCATCGCTCTGGGCAATCAAGGGATTAAAGTCGGTCTGTTGGATGCCGACATTTATGGCCCCTCGGTTCCCCGGATGATGGGGATTGCAGAGAAGCCTGAAACCGCAGAGGGCAAAAAACTGATGCCCCACGAAAAGTACGGCATCAAAACCATGTCCATCGGCTACATGGTCGATGAAGACACAGCCATGATCTGGCGTGGGCCCATGGTCCAATCCGCCCTGATGCAGATGATGAATGACGTGGTCTGGGGGGAATTGGACGTCCTCGTGGTCGATATGCCGCCCGGCACCGGCGACGCACAACTCACCATGGCGCAAAAAGTCCCCCTCGCGGGCTCTGTCATTGTGTCGACGCCCCAGGAGATCGCCCTTGCCGACGTCCGCCGCGGGATCGCCATGTTCGAGAAGACTCACGTCCCCGTTTTCGGAATTGTGGAGAACATGGCCTATTTCGTAAGCCCTGGGTCTGGCGAAAAGACCTTCATATTTGGCGAAGGCGGCGCACGACGTACCGCCGAAGCACTGGGTGTGCCTTTCCTAGGAGAGATTCCCATCTACCCTGCCATTCGCGAAGGTCTGGATGAGGGCAAGCCCATCACCGCAACCGCCCCCCAGAGCAAGGAAGCTACTCCCTTCGCGGAACTCGCAGCGAAGGTATCAGCAAACCTCGCAGGCGAGGGATCAGAACGGGCAGCCCCAAAAATCGTCATTGAGTAAAGTTTGGGAACATAAAAATGGCCGGGCTAAAACCCGGCCAATTCCTGAACTTGTTGCTGACTTCTGTTAACGCCCAGCAACAAGTGTCGCTTTTTCCTCTGTCCCATCTGGCGCCGTGAGATCCCAACTATCGCCGACGTCCCGGGACACGGCTTCAACACAGTAAGGCGGTGTATCGGCACCGGTCGCAAAACAGGCATTGGCGCCATCAACAGACCAGGTCCCATCAGCGGACGTGCCATCGGGCAACACCTGACTATAGGTGCCATCATTGTTGATAAGAACCGACCGAGTTCCTGCCGGATTTTCAATACTCACCGTATTGCCATAAAAATTTGCGAACGGGTCTGCTAGCGCTGCCCCGGTCATCGCAAACATGGCCACCATAAAACTGATCACTAATCGCATCTTGTCCTCCCAAGAATATCAATGCTCGCACCCCGTTTGAGATCAGAATGCTGGCACAAGCTTCATGAGCTTGGGAAGAAAAAATCCGCCCACGTCCTTTTCTCTAGGTTGCGTCCCTTTTTCTCTAAGTATTGAGATAGTTCAGCGGCAGCCCTGCCCGCGGCCAGGTGCACTTTACTAGTCGGCCGGACGAGGAAAGCGTCAGATAGGCTGTCCTAAGATCGTCCCCCCCGAAACAGATATTCGTGGTGATGAAATCATCCGTTGGGAAGTGCTCAATATCTCCATCCGGTGAAATCGAGGTGATGCCGCCATTGAAGATCGTCGCCACACAGACATTGCCTTCTGCATCCACCGCCAGGCTGTCAAAATAGTTGAGGCCCGTCGGATTGCCGATCATGCGTCCATGGTTCGGCGGACCCGCAGAAATGATGGCCCCGGGTTTTTCAATATCAAATGCCCAGAGCCGGCCTGCCTCCGTGCTGGCCACATAGACAACGCTTTCATCCGGCGACAGTCCCACGCCATTCGGGGTCTCGATCGGAAACACAACTTGTTTGATCGACGACCCATCCGGCTGCGCATAGTAGAGGGCCCCGAGGTCTTTTACCCTGCCATGAGTTTTACCGAGATCCGTAAACCAGAAACCGCCTTGGCGGTCAAAGACGATGTCGTTCGGCCCGTTGAGCGGAACGCCATCACACTCCCGATAAAGTTCTGTCACCTCACCCGTCTCAAGATCGACCCGCTCAATTCGACCGCCGGAATAATCATCAGGTTTTCCACCCGGAATGATAAGCCCATCCAGGTCGTGCCATTCAAAGCCGCCATTGTTGCAAATATAGACCGCGCCATCCGGACCGATGGCCGCACCGTTGGGCCCGCCCCCAAGGTTCGCGACAATTTCAGTTGAACCATCCGGCTGCACCCGCGTGAGCGTGCCCCGCTTGATCTCGACAAGCAGCACACTCCCGTCCGCCATCGCAATCGGGCCTTCAGGAAACTCCAACCCACGCGCAATCTCTTCCATCTGCATATTCTCGCTCCCGGTTTTGTGTTTTTACGACCGGAGGGTCGGACAGCAAAAGAAGACCGTCAACTGATTTGCAGAAGAACATGACTCAAAATTTTGACAGATTGATTTGCCTCACAACCTTCCTGTTGACGATGGCAATCGAATCTAGCCAGGCGACCAGCACCCCTCATGTGGCTTTTGACGAGTTCGTTGAACAACAGGTTGAGGTGCACAAAGTCGCGGGAGGGGCAATCGCGATTATCGAGCAAGGCACCATTACCCATGAGTCTGCCTTTGGCCTCCGCTCAACAGAAACCAGCGCACCCGTTTCGCCAGACACGGTGTTCCAGGCAGCATCCATATCGAAAGCAGTAACTGCATGGGGTGTTATGCGTCTTGTCCAGGAGGGTCACGTCGAACTTGATGCCCCGGTCTCCAAATACCTTACCCGCTGGCACTTGCCTCCATCGCCATTTGACGAAGACGAAGTAACGATACGCCGTGTTCTCTCCCACACCGCCGGCCTTTCTCTGCCGTCATATGTTGGTTTTGATCCCGCAGCGTCCCTCCCTACCTTTGAAGCATCACTTTCAGGCGATACCGCAGGCTCTGGGTCTCTCGAACTTGTCGCAATCCCTGGTGATGGGTGGGCCTATTCAGGAGGCGGCTACACTTTGCTTGGCCTCATCATCGAAGAAGTCACAGGCCAAACCTTCGCCGCCTATATGGAAGAGCACATTCTCCGCCCCCTTGGCATGGCAAATTCCAGCTATTTACCTGACGAAGGGCTCCTGTCGCGCACAGCACAGGCTCATGATTTTTATCTGAACACCATTCCCAATTATCGGCTAGCGGCGCAAAGCGCCGGGTCTTTGCATACAACCGCTAGGGATCTCGCCCGTTTTGCCATCGCGAATATGAACGACAACCCGGTGCTCACCCGCGAAACCCTCAACGAAATGCACACACCCATCATTGATACCGGTTTTGGCAGCGAGATGAGCCTCGGGTTTTTCGTGGAGGGCGAAGGCCAGCTGATCGGCCACAGCGGCAGCAATCGCGGATGGAAGGCCCGAGTTCAATTCTCACCTGCATCCAATGTTGGCTTGGTTGTTCTCACAAACTCTGAAAGCGGCGAAGCACTCGTAAGCGACACCTTCTGCCGCTGGAATGACGTATTTGAAATCGGGTTGCTGACGACACGCTGTGCTCAGCAGAATGAACAACAAAGCCTACTTGAGAGCATTGGCTGGTTGAGCACGATCTTGATCTCCAGCGTAGCACTCGCCCTCGCATTGCGTTTGCTGTCGAACGTCCTTCTCAACAGACGTATACTTGCCCGCCCCGCAGCGAACGAATGGCGGTGCTGGGCACTTGCACTGGCCTTGCTTATCACCACCGCTCACTGCCTGTTTCTTTATTCAGGCCTCGGTGTTTGGATTGTCGCTGGCATCCCCTGGGGATTCAGTATCGCGGACCACGCACCCAACTCCATACGCTATGCGTTCCACGCACTGCTGGGGCTCTACGCACTCATCGCTGCATCACTTCTAATGCTGCCGAGAGAACGTCAATAGATCACAACAGACCGAATAGATGTGCCTTCATGCATCAGGTCAAAGCCTTTGTTGATATCTTCGAGCGGCATAGTGTGCGTAATAAGATCATCGATATTGATCTTGCCATCCATGTACCAGTCAACGATCGCGGGCACATCTGTCCGGCCACGGGCACCACCGAACGCCGTGCCGCGCCAACTGCGTCCTGTCACCAGTTGGAAGGGACGTGTTGAGATCTCTTGGCCCGCACCAGCAACACCAATGATGATGCTCTCGCCCCACCCTTTGTGAGCACACTCCAGCGCCTGCCGCATCGTATTCACATTGCCAATACATTCAAATGAATAGTCCGCACCACCACCGGTAAGTTCAACCAAGTGTCCAACAACATCACCCTTAAGCTCTTTCGGGTTGACGAAATCCGTCATCCCGAACTGTTCGCCGAGCGCCTTGCGGTCATTGTTAAGGTCGACACCCACAATCTGCTTGGCCCCCACCATGCGGGCACCCTGGATTACATTGAGGCCAATACCCCCAAGACCAAAGACAACAACAGTTGAACCGGGTTCCACCTTGGCAGTGTTCACAACCGCGCCGATGCCGGTTGTTACCCCACATCCGATGTAACAGACCTTATCGAAGGGCGCGTCTTTACGGATTTTCGCAAGCGCAATCTCAGGCACGACGGAATAGTTCGCGAAGGTTGAGCAGCCCATATAGTGGAGCACCGGTTTGCCCTTATAAGAAAAGCGGCTGGACCCATCCGGCATCAGGCCTTGGCCTTGCGTTTCTCGGATCGACTGGCAGAGATTGGTTTTCGGATTGAGGCAATAGTCGCACTCCCGGCATTCGGGCGTGTAAAGCGGGATCACATGATCGCCGACAGCAAGCGAGGTAACGCCCTCGCCCACTTCCACAACAACGCCTGCGCCCTCATGCCCCAGAATGGCCGGAAAGAGCCCTTCGGGATCATCGCCAGACAAAGTGAACGCATCTGTGTGACAGATACCAGTCGCCTTCATCTCAACCAGCACTTCACCCGCGCGCGGGCCTTCCAACTGAACTGTTTCAATTTCGAGAGGCTTGCCCGCCTCAAATGCCACTGCGGCACGCACGTCCATCACATCACTCCGTCATCATGGGTATTAGTCAAAGGGCCCAACTATTCAAAGGGCCGCATCGAGTTTCGCCAACCAGTCTTCAATGCGCTTCTTGTTTACGCCGAGATCGGAATGTCCGACCTTCGAGCGGCTGTATATCGCGAGCGTGGACTTGCCGTCACCCAGGTCAATCGCCTCAAAACTGATCGTATCTGGAAAACGCATCAGAGCAGATCGCTGTACAAATTCCCGTTGACCGTCATCCGTTTGCTTCCGCGTCACTCGCGGCTCCGCAAGCGCGACATCCGCAAATGTGTCTTCCAGCTTCTGCGCGTCAACAGAATAGGTCTTTGCGATCGCGTGGGGTTTCGCGTTCTGGCAATACCCCTCTGGCGCAATCAGGAACTGGTTAGGCTTCCGCGTGAGTTTGAATGTCTTGAAATCCATGGACGTTCTCCTTTGAGGCAGAGGCTACACCCGTTCCAACACAAGAAGCGAATACTCGTCGCTATCTCGCTCATCGCGTGGTTGGCGGACATTGCGCACTTCGCGCCATCCTGAGCGGTCAAACTCTGGAAATCTCGTGTCCCCCTCCGGCGACGCATGCACTTCGGTAAGGTAAATCCGTGTTGCCTTCGGCAAGGTCGCCGCATAAATCTCCGCACCGCCCAGGATCATAATCTCTTCAACGTCCAGCTCCCCACAAAGCGCCTCGGCACGTGCAAGCGCGGCGTCAACACTGGTGAAAACTTCACCGCCTGGCGCGTCATAGTCAGGATCACGGGTCACAACGAGGTTGGGACGTCCCGGCAAAGGACGGCGCGGAAAACTCTCCCAGGTTTTCCGGCCCATAATGATGGGCTTCCCCATCGTCATACGTTTTAGATATTGCAGGTCCCCTGACAGACGCCAGGGCATGGCCCCATCTTTGCCAATCA
The DNA window shown above is from Parvibaculaceae bacterium PLY_AMNH_Bact1 and carries:
- a CDS encoding hypothetical protein (Derived by automated computational analysis using gene prediction method: GeneMarkS-2+.), encoding MRLVISFMVAMFAMTGAALADPFANFYGNTVSIENPAGTRSVLINNDGTYSQVLPDGTSADGTWSVDGANACFATGADTPPYCVEAVSRDVGDSWDLTAPDGTEEKATLVAGR
- a CDS encoding SMP-30/gluconolactonase/LRE family protein (Derived by automated computational analysis using gene prediction method: Protein Homology.), which produces MQMEEIARGLEFPEGPIAMADGSVLLVEIKRGTLTRVQPDGSTEIVANLGGGPNGAAIGPDGAVYICNNGGFEWHDLDGLIIPGGKPDDYSGGRIERVDLETGEVTELYRECDGVPLNGPNDIVFDRQGGFWFTDLGKTHGRVKDLGALYYAQPDGSSIKQVVFPIETPNGVGLSPDESVVYVASTEAGRLWAFDIEKPGAIISAGPPNHGRMIGNPTGLNYFDSLAVDAEGNVCVATIFNGGITSISPDGDIEHFPTDDFITTNICFGGDDLRTAYLTLSSSGRLVKCTWPRAGLPLNYLNT
- a CDS encoding Mrp/NBP35 family ATP-binding protein (Derived by automated computational analysis using gene prediction method: Protein Homology.), with protein sequence MASLDKSNILDALATVKDPDQGKDVVAADMVQGLVIKEGHVLFSLEVDPSRGPALEPVRKACEDAVYKVPGVLSVTAVLTAHSGEAPQSTKPTAKAAPKTASAQELNIPGVKKIIAVSSGKGGVGKSTVAINLAIALGNQGIKVGLLDADIYGPSVPRMMGIAEKPETAEGKKLMPHEKYGIKTMSIGYMVDEDTAMIWRGPMVQSALMQMMNDVVWGELDVLVVDMPPGTGDAQLTMAQKVPLAGSVIVSTPQEIALADVRRGIAMFEKTHVPVFGIVENMAYFVSPGSGEKTFIFGEGGARRTAEALGVPFLGEIPIYPAIREGLDEGKPITATAPQSKEATPFAELAAKVSANLAGEGSERAAPKIVIE
- a CDS encoding serine hydrolase (Derived by automated computational analysis using gene prediction method: Protein Homology.) translates to MTQNFDRLICLTTFLLTMAIESSQATSTPHVAFDEFVEQQVEVHKVAGGAIAIIEQGTITHESAFGLRSTETSAPVSPDTVFQAASISKAVTAWGVMRLVQEGHVELDAPVSKYLTRWHLPPSPFDEDEVTIRRVLSHTAGLSLPSYVGFDPAASLPTFEASLSGDTAGSGSLELVAIPGDGWAYSGGGYTLLGLIIEEVTGQTFAAYMEEHILRPLGMANSSYLPDEGLLSRTAQAHDFYLNTIPNYRLAAQSAGSLHTTARDLARFAIANMNDNPVLTRETLNEMHTPIIDTGFGSEMSLGFFVEGEGQLIGHSGSNRGWKARVQFSPASNVGLVVLTNSESGEALVSDTFCRWNDVFEIGLLTTRCAQQNEQQSLLESIGWLSTILISSVALALALRLLSNVLLNRRILARPAANEWRCWALALALLITTAHCLFLYSGLGVWIVAGIPWGFSIADHAPNSIRYAFHALLGLYALIAASLLMLPRERQ
- a CDS encoding DUF1499 domain-containing protein (Derived by automated computational analysis using gene prediction method: Protein Homology.), producing MDFKTFKLTRKPNQFLIAPEGYCQNAKPHAIAKTYSVDAQKLEDTFADVALAEPRVTRKQTDDGQREFVQRSALMRFPDTISFEAIDLGDGKSTLAIYSRSKVGHSDLGVNKKRIEDWLAKLDAAL
- a CDS encoding dihydrofolate reductase (Derived by automated computational analysis using gene prediction method: Protein Homology.), whose product is MSKHVCLFVAIAENGVIGKDGAMPWRLSGDLQYLKRMTMGKPIIMGRKTWESFPRRPLPGRPNLVVTRDPDYDAPGGEVFTSVDAALARAEALCGELDVEEIMILGGAEIYAATLPKATRIYLTEVHASPEGDTRFPEFDRSGWREVRNVRQPRDERDSDEYSLLVLERV
- a CDS encoding S-(hydroxymethyl)glutathione dehydrogenase/class III alcohol dehydrogenase (Derived by automated computational analysis using gene prediction method: Protein Homology. GO_function: GO:0004024 - alcohol dehydrogenase activity, zinc-dependent [Evidence IEA]; GO_function: GO:0051903 - S-(hydroxymethyl)glutathione dehydrogenase activity [Evidence IEA]; GO_process: GO:0006113 - fermentation [Evidence IEA]; GO_process: GO:0009404 - toxin metabolic process [Evidence IEA]), whose translation is MDVRAAVAFEAGKPLEIETVQLEGPRAGEVLVEMKATGICHTDAFTLSGDDPEGLFPAILGHEGAGVVVEVGEGVTSLAVGDHVIPLYTPECRECDYCLNPKTNLCQSIRETQGQGLMPDGSSRFSYKGKPVLHYMGCSTFANYSVVPEIALAKIRKDAPFDKVCYIGCGVTTGIGAVVNTAKVEPGSTVVVFGLGGIGLNVIQGARMVGAKQIVGVDLNNDRKALGEQFGMTDFVNPKELKGDVVGHLVELTGGGADYSFECIGNVNTMRQALECAHKGWGESIIIGVAGAGQEISTRPFQLVTGRSWRGTAFGGARGRTDVPAIVDWYMDGKINIDDLITHTMPLEDINKGFDLMHEGTSIRSVVIY